TATAGATCAATGTAAGAGATTGACGTGCATATAAAAACGGGAACATAATGGGATTAATCTTGTGTTTTAAAGTTGCTGCAAAATTGTTCTACTCCTTTGCTTTTCTTTTGGAAAAAAACCCTAATGAGATTAAAacccaattcttcagagaacaattgaaggtctttccacctcgataataagaatgaaatttaaaaaaggatgttagaaaatgtcactccttgttgatgtaatttagttcttcaaattgatataaaaaaataagattaaaaggTATATGTGGAACACTTAATTGTTTTATCaagaacagaaaataatttttagcaaaggtcaaaatctagaacgtcaaattgacctttgaccttgacctcaatttcaaggtcataggtcagtgatctcaaatcaaagacccgaggtcaatcatttgtatggttgtggagaaatactgatttcaaatacataaggggagaaaactcctacaAGGGTTAACccaaacacttcgactgaaatagttTGAAGTTgtgcctttttgtaaacagtaatttggcaaacaaatcatattatttactgtaacagtttcttttgaataacgataacaagcaaaatatcgcctatcttaaattttcaaagggaaataactcccataagatgtcttccgatcagtCAAGTCAAATACACCAAATCcttctcaagagtagacgaacaatttggtgaaaacagtttgttaaaatcttttacggttttagagatatagcgataacaagaaaaaaaggacgcggggagataactcctataagaataagtgctcggtcacacagggtgagttttgaaacccccattactgtacaacatcattggccaaaaaatctattcgatatgttgtaagacaaaaaagcatctcagacggcagaagaaaaaaaaaaaaaaaaaaaaaaaaaaaaaaataatcagaagaaaaacaaaaggtctttccacgaaaagtggaaagacctaaatattTCAATACTGAAAATAGCAAAGAATTTTAGAATATTATGGTTAACATTTGTAAGATTGTTTAGCGAAAAAGAATAAAAGGTCAATGTGattcattttatatgtttgtagaaactgtaaataaaaaatttgagaCCGAAGACACGtcgatattttcaaattatttgaaatgtaaattgaaaaattgttctttacttatttttttgttcatttcagAACTTcacttttaaaatgaattattaggAACAGATAAagagcaacccaacaacacaagaAAATCATCtagaaaatatatcattataatgCAGTCTGCCAAAACTTTTCTATTCTCAAGTAATTTCTTACCCAGTTCTTTGATATTCATCTTTGTGTACACTGTTGATAATGTATTGTCTTGTCTATAAGTTTGTTTACTGTGCTATTGTCAGACAATTTACGACAGTATATTGTTGGATTTCTTTGAcagataataattataatgtATCAGAAGCTGTGTTCTTTAGTGCAGAGTGATTGGTATCTAGCACAGTGTTCCGCTCAAACGGCACTTGGTTTTGTTTTGAACTTGCTGTgaggctattttttttttgccccCAATTGAAGGCATTTCTGTAAATTGAGATGAAATACAACCATATGAGTGGTGTTTCTTTTTTGCTTTTCCTGTGCTGAAAGTGATTTTGTACGACtagcgatttttttttctattatatccCTTTTTCCAAATATCACACATAATTAACGCGCGGCTTTCAGAGTAGACTACTAAATGATAGTAAGTGGGAAAACCATAATAATTTTTGTGAAAGTATGAAATTATCGAAATGTTCTAGGAAAAAATTGGCATTATATTCCAAGTTTTTTGGTGCTAATACTGCAATAGCAAATGATCTTCCTAGATCTACTAATTTTTCAATGTAGCTAACAGTTCCTGCGTATCTAATATAATTCATTCTTTTACTTGTTATGACGACTTCTTCGCAATGAAATAATCATGATGAATCATTTTTCAGAAAGAAgaaaaattgtcaataaatatggATAATGATTTCTAAATGTAGCATTTCGTTATCACCTCGTCGTAATCTGTAATTTAAAGTCAACAAGATGAAAATTCAATTTACATTCTTCAATTTGAAATCTTCCCTAATAGTTTGCTTCATCTGTCAGCTTGATTAACTGTTTAGCTTACTCCGGGATTAGCTTGATTGATAGGAATCGCGCTTCTCATAATTGAGCCATGCCATCACTGTTCATTGAAAAGTTTACAAACTGTTGGATAATGATTTATCCAGATACagattcacatatatatatatatgtttggtcTACTTTGATGGTATAAACTAAAAGCAATTGAACTCATGTTTATGTGCATCAAACTGGTGTGTTATAACAGATTAAAGCTCTTTTAACGCAATCATTCATGAAAAGAAGAAACAGAAAATCAACAACCCTTAAAAAATCAAGCGCTTAACTCTTGTTGAACTCTCCGGCTCAGGTCacacattaaaatttaaaattatgattaAGAATTAAAGAAAAAGTAAGTGACGAGACACGATAAATGGACAGATATGCAACATAAACAATTAGAGGTCACGAAAGTTTACTGAATATTGACAATATAACTACTCAGTCCAGCAATATTAGTGCCTGTCAGTATAGCTACATACTGCATAGTCAAagtattagtattgtatcaactTTGAAATATGACCACAATATACAAGAAGACCGTTGTTTTCCTTTTGATAGccttaattttaaatatgaaataggAACAAAGGAAGTGCCAAACCTGGAATTGTACAAAGACATAAGTATGTATATAGTAAAGGAATGAGTTCGTTTTTCGTTTTAAGTGTTCCAATCTTTATCATCAACATATCCGGATAACATGACACGAAAACTATATCATATTATAGTTAGTAACTTACTGTCATTCTATATAGAGATTCTATGAGCTAGATATTTATCTTAGtgatttgaactttggtggagagatgtctcattggcaatcatacccgaTCTGATTATAAAATCATGTGTTGTTTTCGGGTTTTTTTTCAGAATCTTTATATTGGCATAAGTTCTCTAAATTGAACAAAGTGACTtttgaatagaaatatggtcactttggtATTCTTTCATATCGTCTGTAAAATCCTTGCCAAAGTAGGACGTCTATGGTTGCGCATAAACGTATGCAGCTACGTCTGAAAAGAACGTGGACGTTGAATTCAATGCCTCTTGTAGAGAGTGCAACGCTTTTGCACGAACTAACTATATGTATAAGCTATTTCACtacatttttttcagtttttgttattttttatatttattcacctTCCTTAATGGTTTTACGTATACCACGGTGAtacaattttgttataaaaaaaaaacaatcgaaaAACTGTCTAAAgtgtatataaaacaaagattttaGTACTTTCTTCTCGTCTTTAGTGGTACAACATGCATGACAAAATCTATTACATTGGCACTTAAGTTAGAAAACGATGTTGAATTGATATTTGTCTTGGCTCCAATGGTACCTCGTTAGTATAGCATTGTCAAACTTAAACAACTCTCAGTTTAAGAATCCAATTGGAACTTCCAATTACTTACAAATTAATGTTAGGGCGGTTCATTTCCTTTTTTCTAAATCTTAACAAATGGCAAATATGCAATCGACATTTTGTAATCATTAAgatgaatatttcaaattgaaaagaaCTCTTGATCTCTTATGCTTGTATCTTCATTTGTTGATGAGACCAATTACTAACAACAACTTTTGTGGTTCTcttttattaattatatatttactGTCAAATACCCTAATTTTTAAACAACATCTACATGTCGTGTACAACCTAGATTAGTTGACCATGTTGATATTGCTTGCTTTGACATGGAATCTATTTCAAAGATTTGGTAACACACAAAATAATGTATAGCTTCAAGTTGGCTTCATTTCTGGTATCTTACTTTTAAAGGTAAAGGTCGAGTTGAAAGTTCCCCTTTTTACCccacaaaacaacaacaaaacaacacaacaaaacaaaacagaaaaaaacaacagaggATTCTATGCACATGATTGGCACTGGGCTTTGCAAACTTATAACTCTTTTTTGCTAAAGACAAGATATCTTCCAGCAGCTATATTAAAGATGGTTTTGTTTTCAATGATTCcaccaaaaatttaaaacaaattgcaacATGATTTAGGTATAATTTGTATGATAAATTGTAAGAATAATAACTTCGTCTTTTTTGTTTCAGATGTAACAGTATAACAGACAAAGAAGAGATGAGTTGCACAAAATATAAATGAGGTATTTCTTTGATATAAACTTGAAGTACGATATTGCTATTTTGCGTGAAATTTCGAAGAAAATTTTATcctttatacatacatgtatactaagtACATGATGATTTCCCCGCCTTTTTTAATCTAAAGAATatgaaattgtttataaattCATACACGTAGTAGGAAAGAATTAATGGAAACGCATTAATTTTAAAGTGTACTAGTATACGTAAATAATTGTTTACATAATTTTACGATGCATGTATTTGATTGATGGTTTCCTTATGTGCTGATTATGTAACAAACAACACACTTTTTGTAGATTACTCAACAAATAACTTTGCCAAAATACACAAATTTTACGCTTTTAATAGCATGCAGCGTAATGTATGTAGTATAGCATGcatattgtaataaataaaacagtaCTTTTGCAAAATGATTTAGAAACCATCATGCGATAAAACAGTCATGCGTATCAATAAAAGTCATACTTGACTGAACAACGTCGTCTGCTCCGATGAATCGTTCGATGAGGTGTCCTGTGAAGACGTTTGTGAATAATTAGCCGAATCTCTTCGGATATTATCTGGCTTTTTTGGTACAAATTTTATCGGACGTGGGTAAACTTGACTTCTGTTTTCATTCGGCACTATATCTGGTTTCTCACTCCTTGTGAAAAAAtcgttattttgtttttgtaattgtttgtccTCATTAGAAATTATTTCCCCCTTTTTGGctttattaacatttttgttgtttgcCAGTTCTTCTGTCTTATTATTTTTAGTAGTTTCTGGGTCTGAATTTCGGTTAAATTTATTTACAAGAttcttatttaatattttttcggGTGTCTGTTCGCGCGAATTTTTAGGACCACTATGTCGAAGTATCACTCTTTCAGGTGTTTGTCCTTGTGGAGTTCTAGGACGTTTTTCGGGCCTATTGCGGTTAGGCGATAAATAGTCAACTTCAATTTCACATTTTTCGCCGTCATCCACGGAAGTTTCTCTATGATTTTGTGTAATTTCTTGTATATTTGCTATATAATCTGCGAGTTCATGATTAAACTGCTTATCAGTTGCACAATTTTGACGTGGTACTGAATGGCAGTTATGTCTATTATTCCGCAAACGTTTAGCATCTGGATCAGAGCTTCTACGTACATACTTATTTCTACTACCAGAATGTATATCTGCAGTAACATTCATTCGCATGTCTTCCGACATAGGAGATTTACTGCGCTGGGATTCGTTCAGCGCTTCAGTGCTTAACGAACCCCTTACATTATCGTGAAATGTAACACGTTGGCCGCCACTACGTCTATTACGACTCCTTCGTAAAATTACGTCATTTTGGTCCATGTGCTCGTCATATTCTCTCAAAGGTGGAAGACTTATTCCAAACTTCTCGTCTTCGGTCGACGGAGCGGTTTCTCCTTCATCATAACCACTTTCACTCGGAGTTATATCCATACTTTGGATCGAACCTGGACGTTTTGGCTTCACCATTGGTAGACTAAGATCCTTTATGTCAATAGAGGCTATTGAAATGGACGGCGTTCGTGTTAGATTGTTACTTTTTATCACAAAAATAGGCTGTCCAACATTGGCGTAATCTAGAATTCTAAAAAGCCAGGTTTCCTTGATCGTAAAGATAGTCCATAAAAATATCCAAAACACTAAATAGCAAACTTCTATAATAACAGTTGTTAACACTAAGGTGTCTTTCGATGTTCGATAAACCGATATCAAGTCATATAAAATTGGGCCTTTAAAAATGGCCAACAACACAAGAGTGATCATGGCAAATGTATGAGCAATATGACCATTACACGGACCCCTGTCTTTCAAAATTTTACGAGTATAAATTTGTGGATTATGCCTTCTGTCAACTAATTTGTATTTGTCGTAATATTTGTTAAATCCGTACTCAAAAACGGCAAATgatgacaaaattaaaacaattccgGAAACTATGAAGAGAAAAATGACACTTCCGCAACCAAGATTAAgatttatatttccatataaATTCGAATTTAGAGCAATTTTGTATAGAATCGAAAATCCGCTATACGAAAATATTGAATTCACACTCATGAATAATAGTTGAAACACGAACACCATCGAAAGATATTTATTGGTATACCAAAATACGGAGGCATACCTAATGGCATATGTCGCTAAAGATGATAGGAAGTACACGAACGCTGCCGACGGTCGGTATCCGCCATTGTTTGAGGTAGTATACAATGGATGAATCGTTAAATTGATGGTTGTAGGGGTGGCGTTTAGTCGAACTACATGATCAGTGAGTAATGGTCTGTCCTTTGAATATAAAAAGTCGACATCTGTGGACCATACAGCATCTGAAATAAAACGATATGTTAAGATTAATTGATTTTGtcgaattaaaatatttattggcTGATTGTCGTTTTTACTGAAAATTCAATGGCAAATAGTTCATACATTTCGTAACGatatactagtatttaaaaaAGCACATAgaaacattttaattaaaaatgaaaatgtatattcATGTGCTTAAAAcataaagattaaaactttatatgtttttgtgtgTTATGCTGAGCAGCTCTTAAAAgccgtttgtttttttgttttttcgtaTACGGCCGTTTGGCCTTGAGCGTCACTGAAGTCATTTATTATTGAagattgtacaataaaattggGACGGTTAATGTTATTCTAAATACCGCTGTGATATTTGTGGTTGGCTTTAATTCAGTAATGTGTGAATCTGGCATTCTTGTCCAAATGTCTGTCTTGTAATTCCAGACATTACGTGGACAAACGTCTGGAATTGTCATACCTGCTCAAACTGATATGCAAACAATGAATAAAGTGCATCATAAATGCATATTCATCGCCAGAAAAAGTGGCACAGAGTTACGTAAATTGTCATATTATCGTATGAAAATTTAACCAATTCTATGAATGTGCCAAAATGCAATTGCAGACAAAACATAATATGACATTTGTACTACTGTCATTTAACGAGACATTAAACGATTAAGAAAAATGTTCTGATATAGcatttcaaacattttcatatttcacAAGGGCTTAAAATTGAGTACCGATAAAATCCATATACCCACAAGACATTTTTCATCATTATAATACTTTGAAAACTATATATCTATACTGTGTTTACACTTCAGTCACTTGTTTTATCCACACAGTTAACGATAACGATTCATAACTTTATTTTCAGggctaaaataataataataataatgataataataatgataacagacaaaataaacttaattttataaaaaaaaaaaatttggtttacTTATTTTGACCTATTATTTCGTTCTAACAGTCAGGAATTCAGTTACTCGGATAACAAATTTTATGTAGTATCATTGATCTAAGGTTTAGAGAATAGAACTCGGCGGAGTTTAATGATGAAATGCAACATGGTTGGTTTCCCAATTCGTTAAAACCCCGAtctcgtatattttatatttgtaacgTCTGGTTAGCAAATGGATATATATTAATCAGTGGCTAAAATTTTCATTTGAGGATTACTGCTGGAATAAAACGTGATTAATGAAGGGAATCTTCTTAAGAGAACTTTTACAGTATATTGATATATCTTTTCAATCTTAATAGATTTCCACGCAGACTGATTGTTTGTATCCTTATATATCTTTTCCCGACGTAACTATACTTGTATGGTTATAATTTGTTATCATCCCTCTTGAATAGCCTGTGGCAAAATTTTCGCtattctaatataaaaataaggacatgatgtatgattgccattgagacaactatccaccaacgttcaaatgacgtagatgtaagcagTTATAGAGGTCATCGTACGGTCCCGACGAGTAAAACACATACTGTATAGTCGGTTAAAAAAACTCTGCAGACAATATAAACCAGAAAACTGACTGCCTAATTCATAACAATGCactttacaaaatactaaaattacAGACAGAGGTATAACCAACGACAACCatgattacaggctcctgaatttgtacagacacataaagaatgttAAACATGTGTGCGAGTGCTCATCCCTCCTTCCCTTGTCTTTTGAAGATAGTATGAGCTACTAAAAGTATTTTGATATTGATGTTATGTTTGTTAAATTGATTGATCATTGGTATTTAATACCCTACCGGCATAAAAAAGATATATCGATACCATAAACATAAACTAAGAGAAAACATTAAATGAATACAAAATGAGAAGGGTGTAGAATTTTACACACACGGGGGCAATAAACGGGGAACTGGGCAAGGTTGGAAACTAAGCCCAGTATGGATCGGCCCTAGTTCTTTAAACAGATGACGGAGAAAGGCTAAACATTCTTAGCAGTGAATAGAGCACAGATAAAAAAGTCGTAGCGGTGAATTGAATGACTTTATTACATAAGTTTAGATTGGATGTAATCATAGGTTTCTGCAGACTAAACGATTGTTGTCGAATTGGAATTATGTCAAGAAAACTACTATCAAAAACACTTCAATCTATACAGCACCTCTTAAAAACTTGTAAGAGACAAGATTTATCAAATAGAGATTCTAATGATTGACTGAAACACCaattttgaatgaattaatgatttttatcataatttataAACCTTAGAATACACTATAAAACATATAGAATTTTAAGAATGAATTTCCCTTTATAAACACTTCAAATGTAAAGAATggaatttatctttttaaaatgactcTCCCCTTGACCAAGGGCCTGTTTGTAGCTGTACACATTTCATTGCTTTGACGTGTCATTTACATGTGCTTGGAAGAGTCGGTGTATTTGGAAGACACTTGTAACATACTTTACTTCTACTTTTATTCTCATAACATACCGAATagtaattaataaaacaaaacttattaTGTAACCTGTCTGGATCATgtccaaaaaacaacaaaaaatataattttacttcattatattataaaaataattttcgtAAGTATCACGAATAGTAGGCGTCGTTCCACGTAATATGCAATTTGCGACTAATTGTTTCACGCAAAATAGATAAATTGCATAGAattccttatttttatttatgagttgGCATAACCTGCGGTAGATGTGGTGAATGATCTAAAAGTGACCTAAAAGCGATGAGTATTCCCTGTTAGACTAAAATCCAACCCCAAAAATATTGTATACGTTCAATTATTCAGGGGACAGACCAGCAGCCAAAGCATCAAAAATATGAAagaagaacatatatatatatatatatatatatataagaaaaagttAAGTAAAGTCCGTATGctggtaacatataagaaaattattaaaagataataacggtttcaatgcatcacttttttactagtactttcactgcttccGCAGATCTTCAGGTAATGGTCCTACTTGTTTCCGGAAAAAGGCGTACGCCTTTCGCCGGTGGCGAACGCCCGGTGCACttgtttcacaaaattttggatGCGCGCGCAATAACGGCTTACGCCGCCCTCGCCTATCTCAGGACTCAGGCGAAGGCGGCGCATTTTcatttcaagatggcggaaagaGTGTACGTGAGAAAAACTAAAGGTTACAAATACTGAAAAACTACCAGTAAacgaaaaaatattattgttatgtgCAATTTATCTTCATACTTCGAAGATGGTGAAGAGAAAACGTTctcttttttaaaacataataattaatCTCTAAACCTATTACGAAacagaaaatttctttaaaaacaaagcaATGACAAcctaaaatacaattaaattaagataataaaaatgttaaagcaCGAATATTTTCGTCAATGTTTTAATAAAACTCCTTAAATATGTAATTATGCAAAAATGCAGATTTAAAGGCTAAATTATTATTTTCCTAATGTTGGATGATATGCCGGTTTACTTGTTTTGAGTCAAAATACGGCGTACGCCGTTAGCCGTTCGCCGTTCGCCTATCCTGTGTGAAACAAGTTGGACCTTtgtgacttgtatataaataaaacaattgattgacgttaacaatagtatgacgttaacaaatacaagggagactactaatgtcattttaagactttaaaatgttacgttaaaattagaatatcatttatcatttaatcccGGGTTGAGAATGTTTATGAATAATTCTTCTTTCTTCCTCCGGAGAAAATCATTTTGACGATTGACCATAtacaatggaaatattttaaatcgtCCATTTTGAAttccttaacaataaaaaattgttacatatcgcccagtcaggtttcagacaaggtcattcctgccaaacagcgctaactaaactaattgacgaatggttaaaatatttagataatggagaaatagttggtacagtgtttttagatttcagtaaggcttttgaccttattaaccatgccatacttctagaaaagttaaaattttatcatatcggaaaacatataatagattggataaaatcatatttgtctgacagacaacaagaagtccaatacgctaacattaaatctgataaatcgtttgtaaagtatggagtgcctcaaggttctattttaggtccgctgttatttttaatatatataaatgatttaccacttcatgttaaacaatccaatatggatttatatgctgatgattcaccattgcattttcatgataaaaacattgaaaaaataaacagcatattgcaaaatgatttaaatgctatacaatcttggtgtaacaataacagtatgaaaatcaatgcacaaaaaactaagtgtatgaaattgggttcaaaacaaaaacttaaacaactatcagaattatgtattaccgtcaacgaaacatgtattgagaatgtccattctttcaaattacttggaatagacattgatgaaaatttaagttgggaagatcatgttgatcgtatatgtaaaattatctcatctaaagtatcacttttatataaaattaaagtatatttgccaatacacacaaggcaactattttataatgcatatattctaccatatatagactattgtagttcagtttggggaaatttattacaaaaagattcagatagaatcataaaacttcaaaaaagagtagcaagaattatactggaatgcgatatttctattccatctaatttcatgttttcttctttaaaatggctatcttttaccaaaagaataaaataccaacaatcaattctaatgtataaaattgtaaatgggctaacacctgattacttagcaatactaaatattgatgatgtgcaacgccacaacttacgatctgtctctaataatgatctttttgttccaagaccaaatacaaatttttataaaaaatcttttcattattctgcaaccaaagtacggaataatttaccactcgaaataaagaaatgtcctaatgtggaattattcaagaaacatagttataatcattttcttgaaaattatatgcaagtcaactaatttgttttcctctaacaaaactatatcaaatattgtcatttattaccctttgtatatttcaatgattgaattgtgtatatactagtaatatatattgtaaattaatgtatgaatgtatgaatgttaactgtattcatgtattttgtttgagggcctcaatgaaaattagactatttctaattgagttaccctctttaaataaagaatttattattattaggtctttccacctttccgtggaaagacctattgaatttgttctgattattattttttttttttttcttccgcctaaatttttttcttgcgtagtattgatgtttcaaaagatgttgcttagatatttggaatatgatgtcgtatagttaATACGCTTtgaaaatttacaactgcgtaacaaaatactttacgttgtaagagttatctccccaaacactgtttttcttgtggccactactccttcgcaaccgtaaaagattacgacaaatttattttaccaaattgctcgttacattttcaggattaggcaattcatttggaccgaagctttccagggactccatatgagagttatttccccttatgtatttgatataagtgatttgcatttctaactggtaaaccataagttatagagacctagggtcttttgatttgagatccttggtccaaaaaaattaaaattaggtcaaggtcaaaggtcaaggtcatattttaaatttttattttggcttatttttactaattttcaaaaccttataagatatcgacaaaatatttttactaaattgatagttgcgacatgttgtaacttataaattttggttggaagggtgcgtaaacaataaatgagagtttttgcccatcttatatttaaaatcatgcctaaagtgatataactcatttaccatacatattacagacctagggtctttttatttgaggttcatggttggtgaccttgaaattgaagtcaaggtcaaaggttaataggacgttctagattttgacctttgctttaaattcatatttatacattatagagtcataggaactgacattttagattgatttttaatattttaataataaaatagatctttacttgtggaaagaccttcaattgttctttgaacaattggtttttaattattattattattattagaacAACGATGGAAACGGTCGTTTGCCCTGATGAGTGTTAAATCTTCatggttggtttgc
The window above is part of the Mytilus galloprovincialis chromosome 4, xbMytGall1.hap1.1, whole genome shotgun sequence genome. Proteins encoded here:
- the LOC143072901 gene encoding uncharacterized protein LOC143072901, which gives rise to MLLKPRGSYVNSLSSIVYCVIATLAQCYICYSYLGPYETTLDEKWSGTYRSGYGVRLGLPIIGLFVLPLFILFSVFRVGNYANDGFKIGRDHALTAQTNFFGDRFERELTRRVWRNFCPFAPTLHLFIAFSLILPDTILTGLDVKYGHQNSDAVWSTDVDFLYSKDRPLLTDHVVRLNATPTTINLTIHPLYTTSNNGGYRPSAAFVYFLSSLATYAIRYASVFWYTNKYLSMVFVFQLLFMSVNSIFSYSGFSILYKIALNSNLYGNINLNLGCGSVIFLFIVSGIVLILSSFAVFEYGFNKYYDKYKLVDRRHNPQIYTRKILKDRGPCNGHIAHTFAMITLVLLAIFKGPILYDLISVYRTSKDTLVLTTVIIEVCYLVFWIFLWTIFTIKETWLFRILDYANVGQPIFVIKSNNLTRTPSISIASIDIKDLSLPMVKPKRPGSIQSMDITPSESGYDEGETAPSTEDEKFGISLPPLREYDEHMDQNDVILRRSRNRRSGGQRVTFHDNVRGSLSTEALNESQRSKSPMSEDMRMNVTADIHSGSRNKYVRRSSDPDAKRLRNNRHNCHSVPRQNCATDKQFNHELADYIANIQEITQNHRETSVDDGEKCEIEVDYLSPNRNRPEKRPRTPQGQTPERVILRHSGPKNSREQTPEKILNKNLVNKFNRNSDPETTKNNKTEELANNKNVNKAKKGEIISNEDKQLQKQNNDFFTRSEKPDIVPNENRSQVYPRPIKFVPKKPDNIRRDSANYSQTSSQDTSSNDSSEQTTLFSQEEQKK